One region of Dehalococcoidales bacterium genomic DNA includes:
- a CDS encoding MFS transporter: protein MFSGLKDRLFYGWVIVAAFFLAGATLWGIRFSFGVFFKSIESEFLLTRAATSAIFSVYMVFGSAFALLSGWALDRYGPRIILSVMGLFAGLSLLLTSQAHSAWLLFVTYSLLLAMGSSAAYVVTMSTTLKWFDKKRGLALGITSSGGGLGMVVMAPLATYLVDSLGWRGAFIVLGLMAWLIVIPLSQLLRNSPQEIGVLPDGIKSAFPDTGLPPVAVTNNNPPPVGLSLPQALKTRSFWLIVITWVFFASAIFLVLTHIVPHATDIGFSAVEAAAVLSVIGGANIGGRVLMGAVSDKIGRNRTTIICLLSQALAMVWLIWVRELWMLYLFALIFGFAYGGVGPSMAALIGDTFGLNRIGVIMGALEVGYGLGAAIGPVIGGLVYDISNNYFLAFLIGALTLLVAVMAVALIRQEKPVALV, encoded by the coding sequence GTGTTTTCCGGTCTTAAAGACAGGCTATTTTACGGCTGGGTTATAGTGGCCGCTTTTTTCCTTGCCGGCGCTACCCTCTGGGGGATACGTTTTTCCTTCGGGGTCTTTTTTAAGTCCATCGAGAGTGAGTTCCTTCTGACCCGTGCCGCGACCTCAGCCATTTTCTCCGTTTACATGGTCTTTGGTTCGGCATTTGCTCTTCTGAGCGGCTGGGCATTGGATAGATACGGGCCCCGGATTATTCTCTCGGTGATGGGACTGTTTGCCGGTTTGAGCCTGTTACTGACCAGTCAGGCTCATTCTGCCTGGCTGCTGTTTGTCACTTACAGCTTGTTGCTGGCGATGGGCAGCAGCGCCGCATACGTCGTGACCATGTCAACAACCTTAAAGTGGTTCGATAAGAAACGGGGGCTGGCGCTGGGCATCACCAGCTCGGGGGGAGGGCTGGGTATGGTGGTGATGGCGCCGCTGGCTACCTACCTGGTTGACAGTCTCGGCTGGCGAGGGGCGTTTATTGTCCTGGGGCTGATGGCCTGGCTGATAGTGATCCCTCTCTCTCAGCTATTGAGAAATAGTCCGCAGGAAATCGGGGTCCTGCCTGACGGGATAAAATCAGCCTTCCCAGATACCGGTCTGCCGCCAGTAGCGGTAACCAATAATAATCCCCCGCCGGTCGGCCTTTCTTTACCACAGGCATTAAAGACGAGGAGCTTCTGGCTGATTGTGATAACATGGGTATTTTTTGCCTCAGCCATATTTCTGGTCTTAACCCATATTGTGCCTCATGCTACCGATATCGGCTTTTCCGCCGTAGAGGCGGCAGCGGTGCTCAGTGTGATTGGTGGCGCCAACATCGGAGGCCGGGTGCTGATGGGCGCTGTTTCGGATAAGATTGGTAGAAATAGAACCACCATTATCTGTTTGCTGTCACAGGCTCTGGCGATGGTATGGTTAATCTGGGTGCGGGAACTGTGGATGCTCTATCTGTTTGCCCTGATTTTTGGTTTTGCCTATGGAGGTGTCGGTCCCAGTATGGCGGCGTTAATCGGGGATACTTTTGGCTTGAACAGGATTGGCGTGATAATGGGAGCGCTGGAGGTTGGCTACGGGCTGGGGGCGGCCATCGGCCCCGTTATCGGCGGGCTGGTCTATGACATCAGCAATAATTATTTTCTGGCTTTCTTAATCGGAGCGTTGACCTTGCTGGTAGCTGTCATGGCGGTGGCTTTAATCAGACAGGAAAAGCCGGTAGCTTTGGTATAA